From Phycisphaerales bacterium, a single genomic window includes:
- a CDS encoding peptidylprolyl isomerase encodes MTSVKLTTSMGEIVLELDEEKAPVSVENFLKYVDSGHYDHTIFHRVIPNFMIQGGGFTADMKQKRTNDPITNEWGNGLKNTRGTIAMARTSDPNSATAQFFINVKDNLFLSQPNDGAGYAVFGRVSSGMDIVDKIKEVPTGSKMGHSDVPKTPVTIVKAERVTAK; translated from the coding sequence ATGACGAGCGTGAAGCTGACGACGAGCATGGGCGAGATCGTGCTGGAGCTGGACGAAGAGAAAGCCCCGGTCTCCGTCGAGAACTTCCTGAAGTACGTCGACAGCGGCCACTACGACCACACCATCTTCCACCGCGTCATCCCCAATTTCATGATCCAGGGCGGCGGCTTCACCGCCGACATGAAGCAGAAGCGCACGAACGACCCCATCACCAACGAGTGGGGCAACGGCCTCAAGAACACCCGCGGCACCATCGCCATGGCCCGCACCAGCGACCCCAACTCCGCCACCGCCCAGTTCTTCATCAACGTCAAGGACAACCTCTTCCTCAGCCAGCCCAACGACGGCGCCGGCTACGCCGTCTTCGGGCGCGTCTCCAGCGGCATGGACATCGTGGACAAGATCAAGGAAGTCCCCACGGGCTCCAAGATGGGCCACTCGGACGTGCCAAAGACGCCGGTCACGATCGTGAAAGCCGAGCGCGTCACAGCTAAGTGA
- a CDS encoding class I SAM-dependent methyltransferase: protein MHPAHSTPSTPAFITAAYGHKYAAFLAPLLHSLRENSPEDQPAHGLVLYQDIPQREIDILKLAYPTFSFAHHDFPLRTQSSSGEPDASSGEDVMHTIPRKFHAWLEGAKRFPARPLVFLDCDTVLFRPLADALDNGADWDILFTWKDELFPINTGVMAARRGDVAAHVFAAILARIESTLADKQAFARAVGSSGAVDQHALRELIGFCNYDATFHRDITRNGDTRSIVFRGEPCRVFNETNCRAIDNNPDLRIIHYKTGWHPILLEGKEFTKNRPETACAQMFKHWHALEDRASAHTAATIVKHAARQHVERFLDIAGGYEERGILHSEMLAVCATSAALDADIIIESGRCRGQSTLVLAKFFENTRTKIISIELEKDENAAFAEQRLAPYKHVELLYGPAAAHLPTLLARYHDKKITLLLDGPKGLEAIALARTSMQQAPHIAATFIHDMRIDQPQRAAIAAEPFRTFFTDDPAYIREFGNLDEACLPRQGQPITIHTWRPYMKGNDKIPAYGPTLAVLLPRPARDANTALRGQLSPTSDIRNPTSDIPPDPTPNRLLRHQDWQDPRYTALRETFNTIYRDELKGTPHPSHARHPERIITHWSREWEYPFAVINSETKPGLKVVDLGCGGAPLIPYFVTRLGCHCAGVDLNLTASPHHTLRGFNRPPEHVFPQVTWKLRSMADTGLPSAQWDRVFCISVLEHVTEDLARETLREIKRLLKPDGRAVITTDVDGAHRTLTIDYRRIIALAQEAGLTLRGPTDFTTPDPTDRPGTYDVVGMVFQHRP from the coding sequence ATGCACCCCGCCCACTCCACGCCCAGCACCCCCGCCTTCATCACCGCCGCCTACGGCCACAAGTACGCCGCCTTCCTCGCGCCCCTCCTCCACTCCCTCCGCGAGAACTCCCCCGAGGACCAGCCCGCCCACGGGCTCGTCCTCTACCAGGACATCCCGCAGCGCGAGATCGACATCCTCAAGCTCGCCTACCCCACCTTCAGCTTCGCCCACCACGACTTCCCTCTCCGAACCCAGAGCAGCAGTGGGGAGCCCGACGCCAGCAGTGGGGAGGACGTCATGCACACCATCCCCCGCAAGTTCCACGCCTGGCTCGAGGGCGCCAAGCGCTTCCCCGCCCGCCCCCTCGTCTTCCTCGACTGCGACACCGTCCTCTTCCGCCCACTCGCGGATGCCCTCGACAACGGCGCCGACTGGGACATCCTCTTCACCTGGAAGGACGAGCTCTTCCCTATCAACACCGGCGTCATGGCCGCTCGCCGCGGCGACGTCGCCGCCCACGTCTTCGCCGCCATCCTCGCCCGCATCGAATCAACCCTCGCCGACAAGCAGGCCTTCGCCCGCGCCGTCGGCAGCTCCGGCGCCGTCGACCAGCACGCCCTCCGCGAGCTCATCGGCTTCTGCAACTACGACGCCACCTTCCACCGCGACATCACCCGCAACGGCGACACCCGCTCCATCGTCTTCCGCGGCGAGCCCTGCCGCGTCTTCAACGAGACCAACTGCCGTGCCATCGACAACAACCCTGACCTCCGCATCATTCACTACAAGACCGGCTGGCACCCGATCCTCCTCGAAGGCAAGGAGTTCACAAAGAACCGCCCCGAAACCGCCTGCGCCCAGATGTTCAAGCACTGGCACGCCCTCGAGGACCGCGCCAGCGCCCACACCGCTGCAACCATCGTGAAGCACGCCGCCCGCCAGCACGTCGAACGCTTCCTCGACATCGCCGGCGGCTACGAAGAACGCGGCATCCTCCACAGCGAAATGCTCGCCGTCTGCGCCACCTCCGCCGCGCTCGACGCCGACATCATCATCGAGTCCGGCCGCTGCCGCGGGCAGTCCACCCTCGTCCTCGCAAAGTTCTTCGAGAACACCAGAACGAAGATCATCAGCATCGAGCTCGAGAAGGACGAGAACGCCGCCTTCGCCGAGCAGCGCCTCGCCCCCTACAAGCACGTCGAGCTCCTCTACGGCCCCGCCGCCGCCCACCTCCCAACGCTCCTTGCCCGTTACCACGACAAGAAGATCACCCTCCTCCTCGACGGCCCCAAGGGCCTCGAGGCCATCGCCCTCGCCCGCACGTCGATGCAGCAGGCCCCGCACATCGCGGCCACCTTCATCCACGACATGCGCATCGACCAGCCCCAGCGCGCCGCCATCGCCGCCGAGCCCTTCCGCACCTTCTTCACCGACGACCCCGCCTACATCCGCGAGTTCGGCAACCTCGACGAGGCCTGCCTCCCCCGCCAGGGCCAGCCCATCACCATCCACACCTGGCGCCCCTACATGAAGGGCAATGACAAGATCCCCGCCTACGGCCCCACACTGGCAGTGCTGCTGCCCCGCCCCGCGCGTGATGCCAACACAGCTCTCCGCGGCCAGCTCTCCCCCACATCCGACATCCGAAATCCGACATCCGACATCCCCCCCGACCCCACCCCCAACCGCCTCCTCCGCCATCAGGACTGGCAAGACCCCCGCTACACCGCCCTCCGCGAAACCTTCAACACCATCTACAGGGATGAGCTCAAGGGCACGCCCCACCCCAGCCACGCCAGGCACCCCGAGCGCATCATCACCCACTGGTCCCGCGAGTGGGAATACCCCTTCGCCGTCATCAATAGCGAGACCAAGCCCGGCTTGAAGGTCGTCGACCTCGGCTGCGGCGGCGCGCCCCTCATCCCCTACTTCGTCACGCGCCTCGGCTGCCACTGCGCTGGCGTCGACCTCAACCTCACCGCCTCACCCCACCACACCCTCCGCGGGTTCAACCGCCCGCCCGAGCACGTCTTCCCCCAGGTCACCTGGAAGCTCCGCTCCATGGCCGACACCGGCCTGCCCAGCGCCCAGTGGGACCGCGTCTTCTGCATCAGCGTGCTCGAGCACGTGACCGAGGACCTCGCCCGCGAAACCCTCCGCGAGATCAAGCGCCTCCTCAAGCCTGATGGCCGCGCCGTCATCACCACCGACGTCGACGGCGCCCACCGCACCCTCACCATCGACTACCGCCGCATCATCGCGCTCGCGCAGGAGGCCGGCCTCACCCTCCGCGGCCCCACCGACTTCACCACCCCCGACCCCACCGACCGTCCCGGCACCTACGACGTGGTCGGCATGGTGTTCCAGCACCGGCCCTAG
- a CDS encoding thioredoxin family protein — MRTAAFAAVLVAAAVSHGQTTPMTPLVKPGEQQPEVKPAPKKDMPKVYDESADGARQIEAAIAKANKHNRRVLIQWGANWCGWCIKLHNTCTTDKDIKKQLSYEYDVVHVDIGRADKNLELVKKYGATLKEGVPYLTVLDADGKPVANQETGSLEKGSVHDPEKVLAFLKQHEAPKVGAEELLTGALARAKKENKLVFLHFGAPWCGWCHKLEDWMARPDIAAILAKDFVDLKIDEDRNPGAAEVQKKYPKRGGIPWFAFLDSDGKVVADSNGEKGNIGFPAKADEVAHFVGMLRKAKRNISDAEVEVLGASLEPKKKD, encoded by the coding sequence ATGCGCACCGCCGCCTTTGCCGCAGTTCTTGTCGCCGCCGCGGTGAGTCACGGGCAGACGACGCCGATGACGCCGCTCGTGAAGCCGGGGGAGCAGCAGCCGGAGGTGAAGCCCGCGCCGAAGAAGGACATGCCGAAGGTGTACGACGAGTCGGCCGATGGTGCGCGGCAGATCGAGGCGGCGATCGCGAAGGCCAACAAGCACAACCGGCGGGTGCTGATTCAGTGGGGGGCGAACTGGTGCGGGTGGTGCATCAAGCTGCACAACACGTGCACGACCGACAAGGACATCAAGAAGCAGCTGTCGTATGAGTACGACGTTGTGCACGTTGACATCGGGCGGGCGGACAAGAACCTGGAGCTGGTGAAGAAGTACGGGGCGACGCTGAAGGAGGGGGTGCCGTACCTGACGGTTCTGGATGCGGATGGGAAGCCGGTGGCGAACCAGGAGACGGGGTCGCTGGAGAAGGGTTCGGTGCATGATCCGGAGAAGGTGCTGGCGTTCCTCAAGCAGCACGAGGCGCCCAAGGTGGGGGCGGAGGAGCTGCTGACGGGGGCGCTGGCGCGGGCGAAGAAGGAGAACAAGCTTGTGTTCCTGCACTTCGGGGCGCCGTGGTGCGGGTGGTGCCACAAGCTGGAGGACTGGATGGCGCGGCCGGACATCGCGGCGATCCTGGCGAAGGACTTTGTTGACCTGAAGATCGATGAGGACCGGAACCCGGGGGCGGCGGAGGTTCAGAAGAAGTACCCGAAGCGCGGGGGGATTCCGTGGTTCGCGTTCCTGGATTCGGATGGGAAGGTGGTGGCGGACTCGAACGGGGAGAAGGGGAATATCGGTTTCCCGGCGAAGGCGGATGAGGTCGCCCACTTTGTGGGGATGCTGAGGAAGGCGAAGCGCAACATCTCCGATGCGGAGGTTGAGGTGCTGGGGGCGTCGCTGGAGCCGAAGAAGAAGGACTGA
- a CDS encoding peptidylprolyl isomerase yields MKFQMMAALAVVMSCGVALAQEKPAPDKPATKQPDTRPATTGEKPAQEKLQYVKFETTEGSFVLELNHEKAPVSVENFVRYVEKGFYDGTIFHRVMPDFMIQGGGMDEKGNYKKTDAPIVNEHSNGLKNKRGTISMARTANPNSATSQFFINVADNDGTGQYNLDSGAGYAVFGKVVQGMDTVDKIKDGETDYRGQEKSLPKNPVKVTKATKLTKDEADKIVQAGKDVKPSDKKDAPRPEPKPESKQDTKSPEKKK; encoded by the coding sequence ATGAAGTTTCAGATGATGGCGGCGCTGGCGGTAGTCATGTCCTGCGGCGTGGCCCTGGCTCAGGAAAAGCCCGCGCCCGACAAACCCGCAACCAAACAGCCCGACACCAGGCCCGCCACCACCGGCGAGAAGCCCGCGCAGGAAAAGCTCCAGTACGTCAAGTTCGAAACCACCGAGGGCTCCTTCGTCCTCGAGCTCAACCACGAGAAGGCCCCCGTCAGCGTCGAGAACTTCGTCCGCTACGTCGAGAAGGGCTTCTACGACGGCACCATCTTCCACCGCGTCATGCCCGACTTCATGATCCAGGGCGGCGGCATGGACGAGAAGGGCAACTACAAGAAGACCGACGCCCCCATCGTCAACGAGCACAGCAACGGCCTCAAGAACAAGCGCGGCACCATCTCCATGGCCCGCACCGCCAACCCCAACTCCGCCACCAGCCAGTTCTTCATCAACGTCGCCGACAACGACGGCACCGGCCAGTACAACCTCGACTCCGGCGCCGGCTACGCCGTCTTCGGCAAGGTCGTCCAGGGCATGGACACCGTCGACAAGATCAAGGACGGCGAGACCGACTACCGCGGCCAGGAGAAGAGCCTGCCCAAGAACCCCGTCAAGGTCACCAAGGCCACCAAGCTCACCAAGGACGAGGCCGACAAAATCGTCCAGGCCGGCAAGGACGTCAAGCCCTCCGACAAGAAGGACGCGCCCAGGCCCGAGCCCAAGCCCGAGTCAAAGCAGGACACCAAGTCCCCCGAGAAGAAGAAGTAA
- a CDS encoding YciI family protein — protein MRVMVIVKATKDSEAGVMPGRELLEAMGKFNEELVRAGIMIDGAGLRPSRDGARVRFSGPERTARRGPFPDDGLVAGYWVWQVRSLDEAIEWLKKCPNPHPQDCEVEIRPLMEESDFEIKGGP, from the coding sequence ATGCGCGTGATGGTCATCGTGAAGGCGACAAAGGACTCGGAGGCAGGCGTGATGCCCGGCCGCGAGCTGCTCGAGGCCATGGGCAAGTTCAACGAGGAGCTGGTCCGCGCCGGCATAATGATCGACGGCGCCGGCCTCCGCCCATCCCGCGACGGAGCGCGGGTCCGCTTCAGCGGCCCCGAACGCACCGCCCGCCGCGGCCCTTTCCCTGACGACGGCCTGGTCGCCGGTTACTGGGTCTGGCAGGTCCGCTCACTCGATGAAGCCATCGAGTGGCTGAAGAAGTGCCCCAACCCTCACCCGCAGGACTGCGAGGTCGAAATCCGTCCGCTCATGGAAGAGAGCGACTTCGAGATCAAAGGCGGGCCCTGA
- a CDS encoding pitrilysin family protein, with translation MLPRLAVVVSFLLAVVVHAQQVAYEKYKLDNGMTVILHEDHSLPVVTINTWYRVGAKEEAAGRSGFAHLFEHLMFMGTERVPGNQFDVLMENGGGNNNASTSFDRTNYFSNGPASLLPTLLWLDADRLEDLGRTMTQEKLDKQRNVVRNERRQVIENAPYQKAELLITSIMFPQGHPYHNEVIGTHEDLEAATVNDVKDFFATFYVPNNASLVVAGDFDPKVIKPLVQQLFGTIRPGQDPVHKTAPPVKLDRVVTATTLDAVQVPKIAFAYHSPSIYAEGDAEMDLVGAVLSQGKSSRLYKRLVLDEKLATDVSAYQSSNMIQSTFRIDVMVQPGADLERVERIVDEEVNRLRDKGPTKAELDQRVATIEMGKLAQLQSVQAKADKLNEYEFYFGNPDSFKRDLDRYRNATPRGVQEWARRVLTPDARLIVHILPEQPVRGATPRDQRPQDLSDKAFNPQKPQTFTLKNGVNVQFWARRELPLVAAQIVSVPGGPLDTPELAGRSALAAQMMEEGTINHTATQFSDLLQSYGATFSTYAANESAGCSLLVLKRNFDKAMSLVADAVQRPRMEGADWERVVRLQLEAIKEHDDDPRILAGRVGQRVLFGDGNPYAWPLSGTPRTVRSLTLDQVKAHHRTLFSPAHTTILIAGDLTVEDAKATLEKHFGGWEGNPAPRPRLSDLAAPQREQMQVVIVDRPGAVQTVIRFLTPGVPYTSKDRVQRQLLNELFGGGFTSRINQNLREDKGYTYGAASSFVMQPSTGYFIASSSVRADVTGAALGEFLKEFERIHKGDITPEEAAKAMESQRVETVRGFSGLSGVLAAAGQLVAVGLPFETIASDMQAMRRVTAADLNTLARPATPISHGVLVLVGDKATILPQLKDLNLPAPVEYTIDGEPKN, from the coding sequence ATGCTGCCTCGCCTCGCCGTGGTCGTTTCGTTTCTTCTTGCCGTGGTTGTGCACGCCCAGCAGGTGGCGTACGAGAAGTACAAGCTGGACAACGGGATGACGGTGATCCTGCACGAGGACCACTCGCTGCCGGTGGTGACCATCAACACGTGGTACCGCGTGGGGGCGAAGGAGGAGGCGGCGGGGCGGTCGGGGTTTGCCCATTTGTTTGAGCACCTGATGTTCATGGGGACGGAGCGGGTGCCCGGGAACCAGTTCGACGTGCTGATGGAGAATGGGGGCGGAAACAACAACGCCTCGACCAGCTTTGACCGCACGAACTACTTCTCGAATGGGCCGGCGTCGCTGCTGCCGACGCTGCTGTGGCTGGATGCGGACCGGCTGGAGGACCTGGGCCGCACGATGACGCAGGAGAAGCTGGACAAGCAGCGGAACGTGGTGCGGAACGAGCGGCGGCAGGTGATCGAGAATGCGCCGTACCAGAAGGCGGAACTGCTCATCACGAGCATCATGTTCCCGCAGGGGCACCCGTACCACAACGAGGTGATCGGCACGCACGAGGACCTTGAGGCGGCGACGGTGAATGACGTGAAGGACTTCTTCGCGACGTTCTATGTGCCCAACAACGCGTCGCTGGTGGTGGCCGGGGACTTCGATCCCAAGGTGATCAAGCCGCTGGTCCAGCAGCTGTTTGGCACGATCAGGCCGGGGCAGGACCCGGTGCACAAGACGGCGCCGCCGGTGAAGCTGGACCGGGTGGTGACGGCGACCACGCTGGATGCGGTGCAGGTGCCCAAGATCGCGTTTGCGTATCACAGCCCGTCCATTTACGCCGAGGGTGACGCGGAGATGGACCTGGTTGGCGCGGTGCTCTCGCAGGGGAAGTCGAGCAGGCTGTACAAGCGGCTGGTGCTCGATGAGAAGCTCGCGACCGATGTGTCCGCGTACCAGTCGAGCAACATGATCCAGTCGACGTTCCGGATCGACGTGATGGTGCAGCCGGGGGCGGACCTCGAGCGGGTGGAGCGGATCGTAGATGAAGAGGTGAACCGGCTTCGAGACAAGGGGCCTACCAAGGCGGAGCTGGACCAGCGCGTGGCCACCATCGAGATGGGGAAGCTCGCGCAGCTGCAGTCGGTGCAGGCGAAGGCGGACAAGCTGAACGAGTACGAGTTCTACTTCGGGAACCCCGACAGCTTCAAGCGGGACCTGGACCGGTACCGCAACGCGACGCCGCGGGGCGTGCAGGAGTGGGCGCGGCGGGTGCTGACGCCGGATGCGCGGCTGATCGTGCACATCCTGCCCGAGCAGCCGGTGCGCGGGGCGACGCCGCGGGATCAGCGGCCGCAGGACCTGTCGGACAAGGCGTTCAACCCGCAGAAGCCGCAGACGTTCACCCTCAAGAACGGGGTAAACGTTCAGTTCTGGGCGCGGCGGGAGCTGCCGCTGGTGGCGGCGCAGATTGTCAGCGTGCCCGGCGGCCCGCTGGACACGCCGGAGCTGGCGGGGCGCTCGGCGCTGGCGGCGCAAATGATGGAAGAGGGCACGATCAACCACACGGCGACGCAGTTCTCCGACTTGCTGCAGTCGTATGGAGCAACGTTCAGCACGTACGCGGCGAATGAGTCCGCGGGGTGCTCGCTGCTGGTCCTGAAGCGGAACTTTGATAAGGCGATGAGTCTGGTGGCGGACGCGGTGCAGCGGCCGCGGATGGAAGGGGCGGACTGGGAGCGGGTGGTGCGGCTGCAGCTGGAGGCCATCAAGGAGCATGATGATGACCCGCGCATCCTGGCGGGGCGGGTGGGGCAGCGCGTGCTGTTCGGGGACGGGAACCCTTATGCGTGGCCGCTCTCGGGGACGCCGCGTACGGTGCGGTCGCTGACGCTTGACCAGGTGAAGGCGCACCACAGGACGCTCTTCTCGCCCGCGCATACGACAATTCTGATCGCGGGTGACCTCACGGTGGAGGATGCGAAGGCGACGCTGGAGAAGCACTTTGGCGGGTGGGAGGGGAACCCGGCGCCGCGGCCGCGGCTGTCGGATTTGGCGGCGCCGCAGCGCGAGCAGATGCAGGTGGTGATCGTGGACCGCCCGGGGGCGGTGCAGACGGTGATCCGGTTCCTGACTCCCGGCGTGCCGTACACGAGCAAGGACCGGGTGCAGCGGCAGCTGCTGAACGAGCTGTTCGGCGGGGGGTTCACCAGCCGCATTAACCAGAACCTGCGCGAGGACAAGGGCTACACGTACGGGGCCGCGTCGTCGTTCGTGATGCAGCCGAGCACGGGGTACTTCATCGCGAGCTCGTCGGTGCGCGCGGATGTGACCGGGGCGGCGCTGGGCGAGTTCCTCAAGGAGTTCGAGCGGATCCACAAGGGCGACATCACGCCGGAGGAGGCCGCGAAGGCGATGGAGTCGCAGCGGGTGGAGACGGTCCGCGGCTTCTCGGGGCTTTCGGGGGTGCTCGCGGCCGCGGGGCAGCTGGTGGCGGTGGGCCTGCCGTTCGAGACGATCGCGAGCGACATGCAGGCGATGCGGCGGGTCACGGCGGCGGACCTCAACACCCTTGCGCGGCCTGCGACACCCATCTCGCACGGCGTTCTCGTGCTTGTGGGGGACAAGGCCACGATCCTGCCGCAGCTCAAGGACCTGAACCTGCCCGCGCCGGTGGAGTACACCATAGACGGGGAACCGAAGAACTGA
- a CDS encoding S8 family serine peptidase, whose protein sequence is MSKAWTAAAVLVMAAGMAWGQGVEGPARAARNRALAADPGQAFDPGAVLVKFRADAGGGARGAARAGARGETHRNFSVVPGLEKLAVADAAAALAALRADPAVEYAEPDYVVQAAVNANDANYGWLWGLNNTGQMGTAAGVDIDAPEAWDTFRGDPNFVIAVIDDGTNWAHPDLAPNMWSNAGEVAGNGVDDDGNGYVDDVRGWDFWSNDNDPTSGGFHGTHVAGTIAAAGNNGVGVTGVVWQGKVMALRFIGPDGGYTSDAIEALQYAVAKGVKLSNNSWGGGGYSQALYDALNAARGSGHLFVAAAGNGGADQIGDNNDVYPYYPAGYALDNVISVAAVNAAGQLGGFSNYGAQSVDLAAPGVSIYSAAYDGYGWSDGTSMAAPHVSGVAALVWGQSPGMTYQQVRSRLLTTVRPLGALNGRTVTGGMVNAAAAIAAPVNTAPTVAISSPASGASFTHGAAVTFTGTASDVQDGSLSAGIAWTSSLQGALGTGASVSRSDLVVGTHTVTARVTDSGGMSGSASLTVTVNAPTPPPPPPPPTATIPLAPTSVTASASGGTVTVRWADASSNESGFEVQREQKQGSRWLGTTMVGSVGANVTSASQSVSRGQYRYRVRSFNEVGSSAWSAWANVNVK, encoded by the coding sequence ATGTCGAAGGCATGGACGGCGGCGGCGGTTCTTGTGATGGCGGCGGGGATGGCGTGGGGGCAGGGGGTGGAGGGGCCAGCGCGGGCGGCGCGGAACCGGGCGCTGGCGGCAGACCCGGGGCAGGCTTTCGATCCGGGCGCGGTGCTTGTGAAGTTCCGGGCCGATGCGGGGGGGGGGGCGCGGGGGGCGGCGAGGGCGGGGGCGCGTGGTGAGACGCACAGGAACTTCAGCGTGGTGCCGGGGCTGGAGAAGCTTGCGGTGGCGGACGCGGCGGCGGCGCTGGCAGCGCTGCGCGCCGACCCGGCCGTGGAGTACGCGGAGCCGGACTACGTCGTGCAGGCGGCGGTGAACGCGAACGACGCGAACTATGGGTGGCTGTGGGGGCTGAACAACACGGGGCAGATGGGGACGGCGGCGGGCGTGGACATTGATGCGCCGGAGGCGTGGGACACGTTCCGGGGTGATCCCAACTTCGTTATCGCGGTGATCGATGACGGCACGAACTGGGCGCACCCGGACCTGGCGCCGAACATGTGGAGCAACGCGGGGGAAGTCGCCGGCAACGGCGTTGACGACGACGGGAATGGGTATGTCGATGACGTGCGCGGGTGGGACTTCTGGAGCAACGACAACGACCCCACCAGCGGCGGGTTCCACGGGACGCACGTGGCGGGGACGATCGCGGCGGCGGGGAACAACGGCGTGGGTGTGACGGGCGTGGTGTGGCAGGGCAAGGTGATGGCCCTGCGGTTCATCGGGCCTGACGGCGGGTACACGTCGGACGCGATCGAGGCGCTGCAGTACGCGGTGGCCAAGGGCGTGAAGCTCAGCAACAACAGCTGGGGCGGGGGCGGGTACTCGCAGGCGCTGTACGACGCGCTGAACGCGGCGCGGGGGAGCGGGCACCTGTTTGTCGCGGCCGCGGGGAACGGCGGGGCGGATCAGATCGGGGACAACAACGACGTGTACCCGTACTACCCGGCGGGGTATGCGCTGGACAATGTGATTTCGGTAGCGGCGGTGAACGCCGCGGGGCAGCTGGGCGGATTCAGCAACTACGGCGCGCAGAGCGTGGACCTGGCGGCGCCGGGGGTGAGCATCTATAGCGCGGCGTACGACGGGTACGGGTGGTCGGACGGGACCTCGATGGCGGCGCCGCACGTGAGCGGGGTGGCGGCGCTGGTGTGGGGGCAGAGCCCGGGCATGACGTACCAGCAGGTGCGGTCACGGCTGCTGACGACGGTGCGGCCGCTGGGGGCGCTGAACGGGCGGACGGTGACGGGGGGCATGGTGAACGCGGCTGCGGCCATTGCGGCGCCGGTGAATACCGCGCCGACGGTGGCGATCTCGTCGCCCGCGAGCGGGGCTTCGTTCACGCATGGCGCGGCGGTGACGTTCACGGGGACCGCGAGCGATGTGCAGGACGGGAGCCTGAGCGCGGGGATCGCGTGGACGAGCAGCCTGCAGGGGGCGCTGGGGACGGGTGCGAGTGTGTCGCGCAGTGACCTGGTGGTGGGCACGCACACGGTGACGGCGCGGGTGACGGACTCGGGCGGAATGAGCGGGAGCGCGAGCTTGACGGTGACGGTCAACGCGCCGACTCCCCCACCCCCACCACCGCCGCCCACGGCGACGATCCCGTTGGCGCCAACGTCGGTGACGGCGAGCGCGTCGGGCGGGACGGTGACGGTGCGGTGGGCGGATGCGTCCAGCAACGAGAGCGGGTTCGAGGTGCAGCGGGAGCAGAAGCAGGGGAGCCGCTGGCTCGGGACCACAATGGTCGGGAGCGTGGGCGCGAACGTGACGAGCGCGTCGCAGAGCGTATCGCGCGGGCAGTACCGGTACCGGGTGCGGTCGTTCAATGAGGTGGGGTCGTCGGCCTGGAGCGCGTGGGCGAATGTGAACGTGAAGTAG